One genomic region from Stackebrandtia nassauensis DSM 44728 encodes:
- a CDS encoding type 1 glutamine amidotransferase domain-containing protein: protein MTDSNAILMVLTGHSELGETGRVTGFHVAEAAYPWKAFTEAGYRVDFATSGTGTPTPDSADRSDPTQRDFLDDAGVLEQLADPKRPLDIDAAGYKAIFYVGGHGTMWDFPNDTALSGLARDIYEAGGVVAAICHGPAGLVNVKLSDGSYLVDGKSLTSFTDSEERAVKAMDIVPFALESTLVERGAHHTGMADFTANTVVDDRLVTGQNPASAPMTAAAVVEVLERLPGGTGNQR, encoded by the coding sequence ATGACTGACAGCAACGCGATTCTCATGGTCCTGACCGGGCACAGCGAACTGGGTGAGACCGGCCGGGTCACCGGTTTCCACGTCGCCGAGGCGGCGTATCCGTGGAAGGCGTTCACCGAGGCCGGTTACCGGGTGGACTTCGCCACTTCCGGCACCGGGACCCCGACGCCGGACAGCGCGGATCGCTCCGACCCGACGCAGCGGGACTTCCTGGACGACGCCGGGGTGCTGGAGCAGCTCGCCGATCCGAAGCGGCCCTTGGACATCGACGCCGCCGGGTACAAGGCGATCTTCTACGTCGGCGGCCACGGCACCATGTGGGACTTCCCCAACGACACCGCGCTGTCGGGGCTGGCCCGCGACATCTACGAGGCCGGTGGCGTGGTCGCGGCGATCTGCCACGGACCGGCGGGGCTGGTCAACGTCAAGTTGAGCGACGGCAGCTACCTTGTGGACGGCAAGAGCCTCACCTCGTTCACCGACAGCGAGGAACGCGCCGTCAAGGCGATGGACATCGTGCCGTTCGCGCTTGAGTCCACACTGGTGGAGCGGGGCGCGCACCACACCGGGATGGCTGACTTCACGGCGAACACCGTCGTCGACGACCGGCTGGTGACCGGCCAGAACCCGGCCTCGGCGCCGATGACGGCCGCGGCCGTCGTCGAGGTGCTGGAGCGGCTGCCCGGCGGAACCGGGAACCAGCGGTGA
- a CDS encoding LysR family transcriptional regulator: MDLALLRTFLAVYRAGSLTRAVPLLGLSQPTITAQLKTLESALDKKLFERLPRGVAPTPVAEELARRVAPHIDALTAIGDRGVDAHDPFSTPVHLAGPGELITTRVLPSLADLVGAGLRLRVSLGLSDDLLSGLAAGTYDLVISTIRPRARAITATPLTDEEFVLVAAPGWAERIDADLLSTDPLAALRNVPLVSYAEDLPVIRRYWRTSFGVRPKGSAVVVVPDLRGVLAATVSGCGITVLPRYLCVGELAEGRLVPLLEPEIPPINTLYLAARTGTVDRPHISAVHSTLLSMARLW, from the coding sequence GTGGACCTCGCCCTGCTGCGTACCTTTCTCGCCGTCTACCGCGCCGGTTCGCTCACCAGGGCAGTACCCCTGTTGGGGTTGTCGCAACCGACGATCACCGCGCAGCTGAAGACGCTGGAGTCCGCGCTGGACAAGAAACTCTTCGAGCGACTGCCCCGGGGAGTGGCGCCGACACCGGTCGCCGAGGAACTCGCCCGCCGGGTCGCACCGCACATCGACGCGCTGACGGCGATCGGCGATCGCGGCGTCGACGCCCACGACCCGTTCAGCACCCCGGTGCACCTGGCCGGGCCCGGCGAACTCATCACCACCCGGGTGCTGCCGAGCCTGGCCGACCTCGTCGGCGCCGGACTGCGGCTGCGCGTCAGCCTCGGCCTGTCCGACGACCTGCTGTCGGGACTGGCCGCCGGAACCTACGACCTGGTGATCTCGACGATCCGCCCGCGCGCCCGCGCCATCACCGCCACCCCGCTGACCGACGAGGAGTTCGTCCTGGTCGCCGCCCCTGGCTGGGCCGAGCGGATCGACGCGGACCTGCTGTCGACCGATCCGCTGGCGGCGTTGCGAAACGTCCCGCTGGTGTCCTACGCGGAGGATCTGCCGGTGATCCGTCGCTACTGGCGCACCAGCTTCGGCGTCCGCCCCAAGGGCAGCGCCGTCGTCGTGGTGCCCGACCTGCGCGGCGTGCTGGCCGCGACGGTCTCCGGCTGCGGGATCACGGTCCTGCCGCGCTACCTGTGCGTGGGGGAGCTGGCCGAGGGACGGCTGGTCCCGTTGCTGGAACCCGAGATCCCGCCCATCAACACTCTGTATCTCGCGGCACGGACCGGCACCGTCGACCGCCCGCACATATCGGCCGTCCACAGTACTCTTTTGAGCATGGCTCGGCTATGGTAG
- a CDS encoding HIT family protein — translation MESLGRKEFDMEAHIKLAREGPCFVCSIIEGAPGYDDHVVFYDDGDNIAFFNKFPSLLGYSLVCPKRHAEDLTTDLSEAEYLGTQSVVRKVARALKRVVPTERVYVMSLGSMTGNAHVHWHVAPLPPGVPYEKQQYNALRNEAAGVLDIDAETFAELGERLRAELS, via the coding sequence ATGGAATCGCTCGGCCGCAAAGAATTCGACATGGAGGCCCACATCAAGCTCGCCCGCGAGGGCCCATGCTTCGTGTGCTCGATCATCGAAGGCGCACCCGGATACGACGACCATGTGGTCTTCTACGACGACGGCGACAACATCGCCTTCTTCAACAAGTTCCCGTCGCTGCTCGGGTACAGCCTCGTGTGCCCCAAGCGGCATGCCGAGGACTTGACGACGGACCTGTCCGAGGCCGAGTACCTGGGCACCCAATCCGTGGTGCGCAAGGTGGCGCGGGCCCTGAAACGGGTGGTGCCCACCGAACGCGTCTACGTGATGTCGCTGGGCAGCATGACCGGCAACGCGCACGTCCACTGGCACGTCGCGCCGCTGCCGCCAGGGGTTCCCTACGAGAAGCAGCAGTACAACGCACTCCGAAACGAGGCCGCCGGTGTCCTCGACATTGACGCCGAAACGTTCGCCGAACTAGGGGAGCGGCTGCGCGCCGAACTGTCCTGA
- a CDS encoding sulfatase-like hydrolase/transferase, with the protein MSARPNVIVVFTDQQRWDTTGAQGNPLGLTPNFDRMADTGTHARLAVTPNPVCGPARAALQTGRYPTANGCYRNAIPLPESERTLAHHFADAGYDTGYVGKWHLADADPVPESQRGGYGEWLAANTLEFTSDAYRTIVYGQDGEPVLLPGYRSDACFDAAIRFVTDHHDRPFYLFLSLLEPHHQNEVDDYPAPDGYEQRYQGRWMPPDLAALSANGGTAHRHMGGYLGQIARVDEGLGRLHDALRSLGLAEDTIVAYTSDHGCHFKTRNSEYKRSAHDASIRVPLAISGPGFTGGSRIDRPVSTVDLPPTLLDAAGIAVPEAMQGTSFLPLVRDPGAEFPDEAFIQVSEAQCGRAIRTKRWLYYVSDPDADGWDDAASSRYVETELYDLEHDPHQLNNLAGYPSHRGVCDELRSRLLARLAAAGEDAAEIVAAPEPVGAPVRHVDPVARSLSVPPIRFS; encoded by the coding sequence GTGTCCGCTCGGCCGAACGTCATCGTGGTCTTCACCGACCAGCAGCGCTGGGACACCACGGGGGCGCAGGGAAATCCGCTGGGACTGACGCCGAACTTCGACCGAATGGCCGACACCGGCACCCACGCGCGGCTGGCGGTGACCCCCAATCCGGTGTGCGGCCCGGCGCGGGCGGCGTTGCAGACCGGCCGGTATCCGACGGCCAACGGGTGCTACCGCAACGCGATTCCGCTGCCGGAGTCGGAGCGCACGCTGGCGCACCACTTCGCCGACGCCGGGTACGACACCGGTTACGTGGGCAAATGGCACCTGGCCGACGCCGATCCGGTGCCGGAGTCGCAGCGCGGCGGCTACGGGGAATGGCTGGCGGCCAACACGCTCGAGTTCACCTCCGACGCGTATCGGACCATTGTGTACGGGCAGGACGGCGAGCCGGTGCTGCTGCCGGGATATCGCTCCGACGCGTGTTTCGACGCCGCGATCCGGTTCGTCACCGACCACCACGATCGTCCGTTCTACCTTTTCTTGTCGCTGTTGGAGCCGCACCACCAAAACGAGGTGGACGACTATCCGGCGCCCGACGGGTACGAGCAGCGGTACCAGGGGCGTTGGATGCCACCGGATCTAGCGGCGCTGTCGGCGAACGGCGGCACCGCGCACCGGCACATGGGCGGGTATCTGGGTCAGATCGCCCGTGTCGACGAGGGTCTGGGGCGGTTGCACGACGCGTTGCGCAGTCTGGGGCTGGCCGAGGACACGATCGTCGCGTACACCTCGGATCACGGTTGTCACTTCAAGACCCGCAACTCCGAGTACAAGCGGTCGGCGCACGACGCCTCGATCCGGGTGCCGCTGGCGATCTCGGGGCCGGGTTTTACCGGCGGGAGCCGCATCGACCGGCCGGTCAGCACTGTGGACCTGCCGCCGACGCTGCTGGACGCCGCCGGGATCGCGGTGCCGGAGGCGATGCAGGGGACGTCGTTCCTGCCGCTGGTGCGCGATCCGGGGGCCGAGTTCCCCGACGAGGCGTTCATCCAGGTCAGCGAGGCCCAGTGCGGGCGCGCGATCCGGACGAAGCGGTGGCTGTACTACGTGTCGGATCCCGACGCGGATGGCTGGGACGACGCGGCCAGTTCCCGTTACGTCGAGACCGAGTTGTACGACCTGGAGCACGATCCGCACCAGTTGAACAACCTGGCCGGGTATCCGTCGCACCGTGGGGTGTGTGATGAGCTGCGGTCGCGGTTGTTGGCGCGGCTGGCAGCCGCCGGTGAGGATGCGGCCGAGATCGTGGCGGCTCCCGAGCCAGTCGGGGCGCCGGTGCGGCACGTGGATCCGGTGGCGCGTTCGCTGTCGGTGCCGCCGATTCGGTTCAGCTGA
- a CDS encoding potassium channel family protein gives MFTKNSTARDERLPRVSAWERVSDLPLTILAIVFLLAYAIPIIFPDIPRRWHTILDYVDLAVWALFTVDYVRRLVIAEEKWYFVRTHLLDLAVVVLPPLRPLRLVRSAALLFSVVDRRTRAHPRRKMAILVGTTAVILLFLSALAALDAERGNPDAQIQSFGDALWWAIVTVSTVGYGDYFPVTVEGRLVAMTLMFGGVGLIGFITASVTSWVVEKLSKADKVADDTHDNVDLLLREVRQLRDEVAELRAEVGRRMPPASPG, from the coding sequence ATGTTCACGAAGAATTCGACGGCTCGGGACGAGCGACTGCCACGGGTCAGCGCGTGGGAGCGCGTCAGCGATCTCCCGCTGACGATTCTGGCAATCGTGTTCCTGCTGGCCTACGCGATCCCGATCATCTTCCCGGACATCCCGCGGCGATGGCACACCATCCTGGACTATGTGGATCTCGCCGTCTGGGCACTGTTCACCGTCGACTATGTCCGCAGGCTGGTCATCGCCGAGGAGAAGTGGTACTTCGTGCGGACCCACCTGCTGGACCTGGCGGTGGTGGTGTTGCCGCCGCTGCGTCCACTGCGGCTGGTCAGGTCGGCAGCACTGCTGTTCAGTGTGGTGGATCGCCGGACGCGGGCGCATCCCCGGCGCAAGATGGCCATTCTGGTGGGTACCACGGCGGTGATCCTGCTGTTCCTGTCCGCGCTGGCGGCCCTGGACGCCGAGCGCGGCAACCCCGACGCGCAGATCCAGTCCTTCGGGGACGCACTGTGGTGGGCGATCGTGACGGTGTCGACCGTCGGCTATGGCGACTACTTTCCGGTCACCGTGGAGGGTCGGCTGGTCGCGATGACGCTGATGTTCGGCGGCGTGGGGCTGATCGGGTTCATCACGGCGTCGGTCACCAGCTGGGTGGTGGAGAAACTGTCCAAAGCCGACAAGGTCGCCGACGACACCCATGACAATGTGGATCTGCTGCTGCGGGAGGTGCGCCAGCTGCGCGACGAGGTGGCCGAGCTGCGGGCCGAGGTGGGGCGGCGAATGCCGCCCGCGTCACCCGGGTAG
- a CDS encoding alkaline phosphatase D family protein, translating to MAYTDFRSHAELPTDPFTLGVASGDPTPDGFVLWTRLAPDPLVDEGTGGMPARDFKVKWQVSTDEKFSDIVASGAANATPKWGHSIHIEVDGLDSATEYYYRFRTGKWVSPVGRTRTTPTKNAKVDSLTMAFVSCNMYEHGYFNGYRYLAEEAPELILHLGDYTYEYGPNEYVAAGGNVRQHIGEQTFSLASYRRRQAQYKMDADLQAAHHAAPWVVVWDDHEVDNNWADEFYEKPEIPQPDFLERRENAFRAYYENMPLRRTSVPRGIDMQLYRRFSWGRLANFHMTDTRQYRDDQACGDGWKACREAYNPERSITGQEQEDWLIRGFHKSSARWDFLGNQVFFCQRDADRGPLKTGAMDVWDGYVASRNRIQQGWTDAGVRNAIVLTGDVHSAWAAELKEDYDNPDSKNVGVELVASSVSSAGNGADSIPEDNPFLKINPHVKFYNGQRGYVTTRITEEKMDVKFKVTPNVRTAETVIYTRQSYEIADGEHKLHETYRREVDKSKKLEKFDADDPTKGLEEDADDLVG from the coding sequence ATGGCGTACACCGACTTCCGCAGCCACGCGGAACTGCCCACCGATCCGTTCACGCTCGGCGTCGCGTCCGGGGACCCGACCCCCGACGGTTTCGTGTTGTGGACCCGGCTGGCTCCCGACCCCCTCGTCGACGAAGGCACCGGCGGCATGCCCGCGCGTGACTTCAAGGTCAAATGGCAAGTGTCCACAGACGAGAAGTTCTCCGACATCGTGGCCTCCGGCGCCGCCAACGCCACCCCCAAGTGGGGTCACTCGATACACATCGAAGTGGACGGACTGGACTCGGCCACCGAGTACTACTACCGCTTCCGCACCGGCAAGTGGGTCTCCCCTGTGGGACGCACCCGCACCACGCCCACCAAGAACGCCAAGGTCGACTCCCTGACCATGGCGTTCGTGTCGTGCAACATGTACGAGCACGGCTACTTCAACGGCTACCGCTACCTGGCCGAGGAAGCCCCGGAGCTGATCCTGCACCTGGGCGACTACACCTACGAGTACGGCCCCAACGAGTACGTCGCCGCGGGCGGAAACGTCCGGCAGCACATTGGAGAACAGACCTTCTCGCTGGCCAGCTACCGTCGCCGCCAAGCCCAGTACAAGATGGACGCCGACCTGCAGGCGGCACACCACGCCGCTCCCTGGGTCGTCGTGTGGGACGACCACGAGGTCGACAACAACTGGGCCGACGAGTTCTACGAGAAGCCCGAGATCCCGCAGCCCGACTTCCTGGAACGGCGCGAGAACGCGTTCCGCGCCTACTACGAGAACATGCCGCTGCGCCGCACCTCGGTCCCGCGCGGCATCGACATGCAGCTGTACCGCAGGTTCTCCTGGGGACGGCTGGCCAACTTCCACATGACCGACACCCGCCAGTACCGCGACGACCAGGCCTGCGGCGACGGCTGGAAGGCGTGCCGGGAGGCCTACAACCCCGAACGCTCCATCACCGGCCAGGAGCAGGAGGACTGGCTGATCCGGGGCTTCCACAAGTCCAGCGCCCGTTGGGACTTCCTGGGCAACCAGGTGTTCTTCTGCCAGCGCGACGCGGACCGCGGCCCGCTCAAGACCGGCGCCATGGACGTGTGGGACGGCTACGTGGCCTCTCGCAACCGCATCCAGCAGGGCTGGACCGACGCCGGAGTACGCAACGCGATCGTCCTCACCGGCGACGTCCACTCCGCCTGGGCCGCAGAGCTCAAGGAGGACTACGACAACCCCGACTCCAAGAACGTCGGTGTCGAACTGGTCGCCTCCTCGGTCTCCTCGGCGGGCAACGGCGCCGACTCGATCCCCGAGGACAACCCCTTCCTCAAGATCAACCCGCACGTGAAGTTCTACAACGGCCAGCGCGGCTACGTGACCACCCGCATCACCGAGGAGAAGATGGACGTCAAGTTCAAGGTGACGCCCAACGTCCGCACCGCCGAAACCGTCATCTACACAAGGCAGTCCTACGAGATCGCCGACGGCGAACACAAACTCCACGAGACCTACCGTCGCGAGGTCGACAAGTCGAAGAAGCTCGAGAAGTTCGACGCCGACGACCCGACCAAGGGCCTGGAAGAGGACGCCGACGACCTGGTCGGCTAA
- a CDS encoding S8 family peptidase, which yields MKFFFTGETPRLPEPNPRRDRTAGVPNLPAHILDRHRARVLRPGDAPLAPGASTPGSTIYRYNRLMMCHKLLENDAQLSELDAALAVQGMRIDREHLAGKERSARMHRAKVTLGDRVTPAQVDAWTVMQTLRGAVDGGKCSQELISRLRLEHLLVGAAWTAVGDGHGSPSGGPYGGERLAELTYPGRTPVDLVLPLPQRRPVHALPGKRRPVIAVLDTGIAPHPELPVSDRQEDRDTFVTVDNALQEAISSDCDAEGPSIDGPWDNRFSDDSLLGRVAAYYGHGTFIAGIIRQLAPDAEVRSIRIMHNDGIAHENECLAALTALAEEAERARAGDETARPVDIVSLSWGYVDEDIPAEVPAHAHSALRALIERLNGLGIAVVAAAGNFASARPFYPAAFAAGPRSSEAAPTISVGALNPNGTVAMFSNDGPWLSAFATGAAMVSTYPFLVEGSEETEQNFRQGRKRESLDPDDFESGYALWSGTSFAGPVIAAKLAAAMLSESPVDMAAQDAQSVALRVQSALKAIGG from the coding sequence ATGAAGTTCTTTTTCACCGGCGAAACGCCCCGACTGCCCGAACCCAACCCTCGACGTGACCGCACCGCGGGGGTTCCCAACCTGCCCGCCCACATTCTTGACCGCCACCGGGCCCGGGTTCTGCGTCCGGGAGACGCACCACTGGCACCGGGGGCGAGCACTCCGGGGAGCACCATCTACCGCTACAACCGGCTGATGATGTGCCACAAGCTGCTGGAGAACGACGCGCAGCTTTCGGAACTGGACGCTGCGCTTGCTGTTCAGGGGATGCGGATCGACCGGGAGCACCTCGCGGGGAAGGAGCGCTCGGCTCGGATGCACCGTGCGAAGGTGACACTGGGAGACCGGGTCACGCCCGCGCAGGTGGACGCGTGGACGGTCATGCAGACTTTGCGTGGGGCTGTGGACGGAGGGAAGTGCAGCCAGGAGCTCATCAGCCGGTTGCGGCTGGAGCACCTGTTGGTAGGGGCCGCGTGGACCGCGGTGGGCGATGGTCATGGGTCGCCGAGCGGTGGACCTTATGGTGGTGAGCGCCTGGCGGAGCTTACTTATCCCGGGCGTACCCCGGTCGACTTGGTGCTGCCCTTGCCGCAGCGCCGCCCGGTGCACGCGCTGCCCGGAAAGCGCCGCCCGGTCATCGCGGTGCTGGATACCGGAATCGCTCCCCACCCGGAGCTGCCGGTCAGCGACCGACAAGAAGACCGCGACACCTTTGTCACGGTCGACAACGCACTTCAGGAAGCGATCTCGTCGGACTGTGATGCTGAAGGGCCCAGTATTGATGGTCCCTGGGACAACAGGTTCAGCGACGATTCACTGCTGGGACGGGTAGCGGCTTACTACGGTCACGGCACCTTCATCGCCGGAATCATCCGGCAGCTCGCCCCCGACGCTGAGGTGCGCTCGATTCGCATCATGCACAACGACGGCATCGCGCACGAGAATGAATGTCTTGCCGCGCTCACCGCTCTCGCCGAGGAGGCCGAGCGGGCACGAGCCGGTGACGAAACCGCCAGGCCGGTGGACATCGTCTCGCTGTCCTGGGGCTATGTGGACGAAGATATCCCCGCTGAGGTTCCGGCACATGCGCACAGCGCGTTGCGCGCGCTGATCGAGCGGCTCAATGGTTTGGGCATCGCGGTGGTCGCCGCCGCCGGCAACTTCGCCTCTGCCCGGCCGTTCTACCCGGCTGCCTTCGCCGCTGGTCCTCGGTCCAGCGAGGCCGCTCCCACCATCAGTGTGGGTGCCCTCAACCCGAATGGCACAGTGGCCATGTTCTCCAATGACGGACCGTGGCTGTCCGCCTTCGCCACCGGAGCGGCGATGGTCAGCACCTACCCGTTCCTTGTGGAGGGCTCGGAAGAGACCGAACAGAACTTCAGACAAGGCCGGAAGCGCGAGAGTCTGGACCCCGACGACTTCGAGTCTGGCTACGCGTTGTGGAGCGGTACGTCCTTCGCTGGTCCGGTGATCGCCGCCAAGCTCGCCGCGGCCATGCTCAGTGAGTCTCCAGTGGACATGGCTGCGCAGGACGCCCAGTCTGTGGCGCTTCGCGTGCAGTCCGCGCTGAAGGCAATAGGCGGATAG
- a CDS encoding RNA polymerase sigma factor codes for MTVPTDHPDSPEAKRYADALRGAREGSPHALDDVIAELSPMLWRVARACGLDRQLAEDVVQTTWLALIKSVSTIEKPAALPGWLASTAKRESWKVGRGQKRENAVDQEWDGLIADQLDLDEDVADRMGLAPRYNLLWRSIGQLSDVCRALIQVIAYMDRPNYDQLATALGIPRGSIGPKRGRCLAELRKRLHSDPEWKY; via the coding sequence ATGACAGTTCCAACGGACCACCCCGACTCTCCCGAGGCCAAGCGCTACGCGGACGCGTTGCGCGGGGCCCGGGAGGGCTCACCACACGCCCTCGATGACGTAATAGCCGAACTGTCACCAATGTTGTGGCGAGTCGCCCGGGCCTGCGGCCTTGACCGGCAACTCGCCGAGGACGTGGTGCAGACGACCTGGCTGGCACTGATCAAATCGGTGTCGACCATTGAGAAACCCGCCGCGTTGCCGGGCTGGCTCGCCAGCACTGCCAAACGCGAATCATGGAAGGTTGGTCGCGGTCAGAAGCGTGAGAACGCTGTTGATCAGGAGTGGGATGGCCTGATCGCCGACCAGCTCGATCTGGATGAGGATGTCGCGGACCGTATGGGTCTGGCACCTCGCTACAACTTGTTGTGGCGGTCGATCGGCCAACTTTCGGATGTTTGCCGGGCTTTGATTCAGGTCATCGCCTACATGGATCGGCCGAACTACGACCAGCTCGCCACCGCGCTGGGGATACCTCGCGGGTCCATCGGACCCAAGCGAGGCCGTTGCCTGGCGGAGCTGCGTAAACGCCTCCACTCGGATCCAGAGTGGAAATATTGA
- a CDS encoding CHAT domain-containing protein, translating to MSNPESETIAEAWRLQREGIDTLNAGRPADGAAILRRGLELVGWAEGRRFTAADAMRHVAARLLGCIALAEAELGRGPHGLELLDTADTLVSGEDRGILVFQRGVILRHCGRTIDALRTFDDAELLLVRNGQDGYLTRLLLNRGSANNDLGRYRQAREDLRRCEALASQHDLQDWLAKSFHARGIAEDGLGDIPSALASYSQAEQLYLSTAPDLIPQLALTRAATLRDAGLRRDAALYLDTAIRELEQRQRDVELLRSEVMRAKLAVEMGDLELAVSLASRARQRAEAQQSAAFGAWAEFTLCHAEYLGGRTSLAFAAETLEVAHRLRAVSRFHFAELAELLAARVFTVNGMFDRAAEIVGERPRRSGYELLTANATRYLARAELAVAIGDRPTALRHLRTGLAGLHRHRESFGSLELQAGVSSIGTQLAELGLGLALESKRSSTVFEWAERSRGQAFRLPSVRPADDPGVADMLAKVRDLRAFISRAKQEGVSAETEKSECDALEAELRQRDWQTTGPGKSAPEVKPRQIHQALAETDRALVSFIHHDGRLHALTMVSGRNRLHDLGSMTDIEESLRRLMADLNAITGRRLPVPMATAVRSSIARQSEALDSRLLAPFRRRLGDRELVIIPTQRLYDMPWGLLPSLRSHPVTVSPSAAVWLAALKHSPDNHGQPLLASGPDLSLAEAELDTISEHYYDPILLRDTEATPTAILSKLDGAPIAHLAAHGHHEPDNVLFSSLDLSGGPLMAYDIARLRTPPAHVTLSACDVGQSKVSVGDETLGFTAALLYAGTRTVVSSVAKVEHEAAADIMTAYHAHLVEGLPPAHALAEASQLHPFSPFVCYGAS from the coding sequence GTGTCCAACCCCGAGTCCGAGACGATAGCCGAAGCCTGGCGGCTGCAACGCGAAGGCATTGACACACTCAATGCTGGTCGACCCGCGGATGGTGCGGCAATCCTGCGTCGTGGGCTCGAGTTGGTGGGTTGGGCGGAGGGGCGGAGGTTCACCGCCGCTGATGCCATGCGACATGTGGCAGCTCGGTTGCTCGGTTGTATCGCACTTGCCGAGGCTGAACTTGGTCGAGGACCTCATGGGCTTGAGCTGCTAGACACAGCCGACACGTTGGTGTCGGGGGAAGACCGGGGGATACTGGTCTTTCAGCGAGGTGTGATCTTGCGTCATTGCGGCAGAACCATCGACGCGTTGCGCACCTTTGATGATGCCGAGTTGTTGCTGGTGCGGAACGGTCAGGATGGTTACTTGACCCGGTTGCTTCTGAACCGTGGCTCCGCGAACAACGACCTTGGGCGGTACCGCCAGGCTCGGGAAGATCTACGGCGATGTGAAGCGCTTGCCTCCCAACACGACTTGCAGGATTGGTTGGCCAAGTCATTTCACGCACGTGGAATCGCGGAAGACGGGCTTGGTGATATTCCCTCGGCCCTGGCCTCATATTCGCAAGCCGAACAGTTGTACCTCTCGACAGCCCCGGATTTGATTCCGCAACTGGCCCTAACCCGCGCGGCTACGCTTCGGGACGCGGGCCTGAGGCGAGATGCCGCTCTGTATCTCGACACGGCGATTAGAGAACTTGAACAGCGTCAGCGAGACGTGGAACTGTTGCGTAGCGAGGTGATGCGTGCCAAGCTCGCCGTTGAGATGGGGGACCTGGAACTCGCGGTCAGTCTCGCCTCTAGGGCGCGACAGCGAGCTGAAGCCCAGCAGTCAGCGGCGTTCGGCGCTTGGGCCGAGTTCACACTGTGTCACGCGGAATACCTGGGCGGCCGGACCTCGCTCGCGTTCGCCGCTGAAACGCTCGAGGTCGCTCATCGACTTCGGGCAGTAAGCCGATTCCACTTCGCGGAGCTAGCGGAGTTGCTGGCCGCTCGTGTGTTCACCGTGAACGGGATGTTCGACCGTGCGGCTGAGATCGTCGGCGAACGGCCCCGTAGGTCAGGATATGAACTGCTGACCGCCAACGCGACCCGCTACCTGGCTCGCGCTGAACTTGCCGTGGCGATCGGTGACCGTCCCACCGCGCTGAGGCACCTGCGTACCGGGCTCGCGGGGCTGCACAGACATCGTGAGAGTTTCGGCAGTCTGGAGCTCCAGGCCGGAGTCTCCTCAATCGGTACCCAACTGGCCGAACTGGGTCTTGGGTTGGCCTTGGAATCGAAACGTTCGTCCACTGTGTTTGAATGGGCCGAGCGGTCGCGGGGCCAGGCGTTCCGCTTGCCTTCAGTGCGGCCTGCGGACGATCCCGGGGTCGCGGACATGCTCGCCAAGGTGCGAGATCTACGCGCGTTCATAAGCCGGGCCAAGCAAGAAGGCGTCTCCGCGGAAACCGAGAAGTCCGAATGTGACGCGCTGGAAGCGGAACTGCGGCAACGCGACTGGCAGACGACTGGCCCCGGTAAGAGTGCTCCGGAAGTCAAGCCCCGTCAGATACACCAAGCGCTCGCCGAGACCGATCGGGCATTGGTCAGCTTCATCCATCACGACGGTCGGCTGCACGCTCTCACCATGGTCAGCGGTCGCAACAGACTGCACGACCTCGGCTCCATGACCGACATCGAGGAGAGCTTGCGACGCTTGATGGCTGACCTGAACGCCATCACCGGTCGCCGTCTCCCGGTCCCGATGGCCACCGCCGTTCGTTCCTCGATAGCGCGACAGTCCGAAGCCCTCGATTCCCGGTTGCTGGCGCCATTCCGGCGACGGCTGGGCGACCGGGAACTTGTCATCATCCCCACCCAGCGGCTGTATGACATGCCCTGGGGCCTGCTGCCGAGCTTGCGTTCCCATCCAGTCACAGTCTCACCCTCGGCGGCCGTTTGGCTCGCGGCTTTGAAGCACAGCCCCGACAATCACGGCCAGCCGCTGCTGGCATCCGGCCCGGATCTGTCACTCGCTGAGGCCGAACTCGACACGATCTCCGAGCACTACTACGACCCGATCCTGTTGCGCGACACTGAAGCCACCCCCACAGCGATCCTGTCCAAGCTCGACGGTGCCCCCATCGCGCACCTCGCCGCCCACGGCCACCACGAACCCGACAACGTCCTCTTCTCCAGCCTGGATCTGTCAGGTGGTCCACTCATGGCCTACGACATCGCACGCTTGCGTACCCCGCCCGCCCACGTCACCCTCTCCGCCTGCGACGTCGGACAGTCCAAAGTCTCCGTCGGCGACGAAACCCTCGGCTTCACCGCAGCGCTCCTGTACGCGGGCACCCGCACCGTGGTCTCCAGCGTCGCCAAGGTCGAACACGAAGCCGCCGCCGACATCATGACCGCCTACCACGCTCACCTCGTCGAAGGCCTTCCCCCAGCCCACGCTCTCGCGGAAGCCTCCCAGCTCCACCCCTTCAGCCCCTTTGTCTGCTATGGCGCCTCCTGA